In the Flavobacterium sp. 90 genome, TAAATCAAAATGTTGTTACTGTTGCAAATGAAGGAGGTTTTGTGATTCCGTTTGACGTGGTTGTTACTTATCAGGATAATACGAAAGAAACGATACATCAAACGCCGGCAGTGTGGGAAACAAATCAGAAATTGGCAAAAGTTATTTTGAAAAACAAAAAAACAATCAAGCAAGTTATTTTAGATGGAGGTATTTTTATGGATGCCACGCCTTCAAATAATACTTGGTCTGCTAATTAGAAAAGACATAAAAAAAGGCGCCTTTTTCAATAGAAAAGGCGCTTTTTTGTTTGGGACAAATTGATTATTAAGTTTTGAGATTTATTGATATCAATTGAAGATTGAATTGTGCCTTTAGGCACTAAATATTGGTAGAAAACATTAATTGGAGCAAATCTAGCGTGCCGTAGGTACGCAATAACGGTCGTTTTGTTGCGTACCTGCGGCACGCTAACAAATTTTAAATTTAAATAACTACCAATATTTAGTGCCTAAAGGCACATTTCATTTCTTGATTTGTAATTATTAACTAATCGATAATAAATTAAAATATATATGTATGAATTACTTAATAGATACTTTTAGAAAAAAGATAATAGTCGTAAGTTTTTTTATGTTATTGACCAGTTTTGCTTTTGCTCAGAAAAAAGACAAAATCGAAATTGGAACAGTTGATAGTATTGCTTCCAAAGTTTTAAATGAGAATAGAAAAATTTGGGTTCATTTACCTAAAAGTTCACAAAATAATGGTTTTGCAAAACAAAAATATCCAGTCGTTTATGTACTTGATGGTGACGGACATTTTAGTTCTGTTGTGGGAATGATTGAAGAAATGAGCGAAGTAAACGGAAACACAAACTGTCCCGAAATGATTGTGGTGGGAATTACGAACACCAACAGAAATAGAGATTTAACGCCTACACATTCAGATATTGATCTTCCTTTTGTGCCTAAAAACTTAAGCGAACAATCTGGTGGAGGTGAAAAATTTGTCGAGTTTCTTGAAAAAGAATTGATTCCATATATCAATAATAAATATCCTGCGGCACCTTACAAAACCTTAATTGGACATTCTTTTGGAGGATTAACAGCGATTAATATTTTGACAAATCACAGCAATTTATTCAACTCTTATATTGCTATAGATCCGAGTATGTGGTGGGATCATCAGAAATTTTTGGCTGAAACTGAGAAAAAACTAGCAAATAAAAATCTAGCAAACATTTCGCTATTCATGGCAGCTGCAAATACAATGGATGATAATATGAATGTTGTAAAAGTTCGAAAAGATACTACAGTTTTTACAAGACATATCAGAGCAATTTTGGATTTGAATGATTTTTTCGCCAAGAATAAAAAAAGCAATCTGAATTATGATTATAAATACTATAACGATGATAATCATGGATCAGTTCCATTGATCGCTACTTATGATGGTCTTCGGTTTATATTCAAATTCAACCAATTAAAACTTTCAGTATCGGAACAAATTAATTTTAATAAAGATGTTTTTGCTAAAATTGAAAAGCATTTTAAAAATGTGTCGAAACATTTAGGTTACAAAGTAGCTGTTCCTGAAAACACGGTAAATACTTATGGTTATCAGTCTTTGGGTAAAAAAGATATGGATTTAGCTGGTTATTTGTTTAAAATGAATGTTGCAAATTATCCGGATAGTCCAAATGTTTATGATTCTCTTGGGGATTTTTATGAAGCAAATGGAGATAAGAAAAATGCCATTGCGAGTTATGAAAAAGCATTGGTTTTGGATAAAAACTTTCAGGAAACAAAAGGGAAATTAGAAAAATTAAAATAATTGTTATTTAATAAAGTTTAAAATGTCGGGAGAAAAAAATCTGGAGAAATTGCTTAAGAGCATGAAACCTCAACATAATTTAGGAGAATATGTTTTTTGTAAAGTGGAGAAATTAGGAAATCTTAACTTGAATGATATCGAAATGTTTTTTAAAGAAAAAGAAGCTATTACATTAATTCTTAAAAAAGAAATAGCAGAACAATTAAATCTGGAATATTCGGTTGTAATGTCATGGTTAACGCTTACTGTTCATTCGTCATTAGAAGCTGTTGGTTTGACCGCGGCATTTTCTAAAGCACTCTCTGAAAATGGAATTAGCTGTAATGTTGTAGCGGCTTTTTATCACGACCATATTTTTGTGAATGCAAATGATACAGACAAAGCAATGAAAGTTCTAAATGCATTTTCAGAATAAGTTTCAGTATTTTTTTTGGTTAAATAAATAACATCAAAAGGTAGTTTAAATTTAATAGATTCCTTTCTAAGACTTCTATTAAGGTTAATGTGTTAAAATAAATAGAAATATGGAAAACCATAAAAGGTTGTAAGATTAATAGGTTATGTTTGTGGATAAAACATACGAAATAAATGAAAAACCTCTACTTTTTTATTGTTATCTTATTATTAAATATTCAGGTTTTTGCTCAGAACAATTCTAAGGTTACATTCCAAAAAAACAGATATGAATTAGCTGTTTCTTATTTTAAGAAAGCTGATTTTAGTAAAGCTATTGATCTATATTACATTGCCGCCAGGGTCATACCAGAGAATGAGATTGGTATTGCATCTCTTAAAAAAGTAGATTCTTTGCGAGTTATTTTAAGAGAGCGATTATTAGATAAAGCATTGGGTACCTGGAAAAAGGTTGGAGACAAACCAGGTTGGGCTGTCGATCAGGCAAGTATTAATGCAGGAAAAACTTCGGATAAGCTTGTAGAAATTAATAAAACGCAGATTTTATATTTCGAAAAAAATAAGAAAACACAAGAAAAGAAACTGATAAAAACAGAGGATTTAGTTTATTATAATGGAGAGAATTCAGAAGATGCTTCATTCTCGAATGTAATCTTATCAGATGGTAATGTTTGGCATTGTTCCATAAATGACAGTTCAGATGAAATGCATGTAATTAAGATTGCTAAAAAAGATGAAAATGGTACTGAAGAAATAAAAAGCGATAATGAAGAGCGATTTTATATCAAAGTAGAAGAATAAAAAAAGGGAATCAAAATTTTGATTCCCTTTTTTGTATGATAAAATATTTTACAAGAACTTAAATCCAAGCGAGAAATTTGAAACTGCAGTTTTTATATTTCTTCCTGAAGGATCAAGATCTGTAACGCCTGCAAGATATCTGTAATCGAGAGTAAGTTTCCATAAATCGACACCAACACCACCAAGAATACTGCTATTGTTTTTTTTGAAAGCAACAATATTTAGATTATTATTTGCACTTATATCCGAATAATTCTTCCAGTTGTATCCGGCAAAAAGGCGTACGTTTCCAAGTTTTCCTAAAGGAATGATTTTGAAACCAACAAGGATAGTTGCATCGCTTCCTGCTAACTCATAATCAGTTTCACCAATTCCTGTTTGCGAAAGGCTAAATTTTGATTTAGCATATCCGAGCTCGCCCTGAGCGTACAACATTAACAAATTAACGCGAACAAATCCGGCAACGCCATAGCCGGTTCCAGAGCTTTTTGAACTAAAATCATCAGTAAGAGGAGAAGTTATGTTATAAGAAACCTGAGGTCCAAATTGTATTAATTGTGCAAAACCATTTACACTAATACATAGTAATACTGCTAAAATGAATTTTTTCATAACTGTGGCTGTTTTTTTTAGATGCTATAAAAATAGATATTATTAATGTAATTCGAAAGATTTATCTTATTTATTTGGCGTTAATCTGAGTTTTTAATTCTGTATGTTTTTGATAATGAATAAAATGCCATTACAGGCGTTTAGGAAAGATGTAAGCTTAAAAAATATTAAATTTGAAGACTTCAAAAGATAGAAAAATAATGGAAATTAAAACAATCAATGCATCTCAAACCTGGGAAATCAGACATAAAGTAATGTGGCCGGATAAATCTATTGCATTTGTACAATTAGAAGAAGATAATTTGGGATTACATTTTGGAGTTTTTGATCAGGAAAAATTAGTATCTATTGTTTCTTGTTTTGTTGATAATCAGGAAATGCAATTTAGAAAACTGGCAACTTTAGAAGAATATCAAGGTAAAGGAATTGCCTCTGAATTGTTAAATTTTATTTTTGAAGTTGCTAAAAAACAAAATTTGAGCAAAATATGGTGCAATGCAAGAAGCAATAAAAAGTCATTTTATGAGAAATTTGGAATGATAGATACACATAAAATTTTTTCTAAAGAAGGACAGGAATTTACGATAATGGAAATTTTTTTATAGAAAA is a window encoding:
- a CDS encoding alpha/beta hydrolase-fold protein, with the translated sequence MNYLIDTFRKKIIVVSFFMLLTSFAFAQKKDKIEIGTVDSIASKVLNENRKIWVHLPKSSQNNGFAKQKYPVVYVLDGDGHFSSVVGMIEEMSEVNGNTNCPEMIVVGITNTNRNRDLTPTHSDIDLPFVPKNLSEQSGGGEKFVEFLEKELIPYINNKYPAAPYKTLIGHSFGGLTAINILTNHSNLFNSYIAIDPSMWWDHQKFLAETEKKLANKNLANISLFMAAANTMDDNMNVVKVRKDTTVFTRHIRAILDLNDFFAKNKKSNLNYDYKYYNDDNHGSVPLIATYDGLRFIFKFNQLKLSVSEQINFNKDVFAKIEKHFKNVSKHLGYKVAVPENTVNTYGYQSLGKKDMDLAGYLFKMNVANYPDSPNVYDSLGDFYEANGDKKNAIASYEKALVLDKNFQETKGKLEKLK
- a CDS encoding ACT domain-containing protein, which gives rise to MSGEKNLEKLLKSMKPQHNLGEYVFCKVEKLGNLNLNDIEMFFKEKEAITLILKKEIAEQLNLEYSVVMSWLTLTVHSSLEAVGLTAAFSKALSENGISCNVVAAFYHDHIFVNANDTDKAMKVLNAFSE
- a CDS encoding porin family protein, translated to MKKFILAVLLCISVNGFAQLIQFGPQVSYNITSPLTDDFSSKSSGTGYGVAGFVRVNLLMLYAQGELGYAKSKFSLSQTGIGETDYELAGSDATILVGFKIIPLGKLGNVRLFAGYNWKNYSDISANNNLNIVAFKKNNSSILGGVGVDLWKLTLDYRYLAGVTDLDPSGRNIKTAVSNFSLGFKFL
- a CDS encoding GNAT family N-acetyltransferase translates to MEIKTINASQTWEIRHKVMWPDKSIAFVQLEEDNLGLHFGVFDQEKLVSIVSCFVDNQEMQFRKLATLEEYQGKGIASELLNFIFEVAKKQNLSKIWCNARSNKKSFYEKFGMIDTHKIFSKEGQEFTIMEIFL